TTCGGTATTTTTAAATTAGTCATTAGTCAACAGTCAATAATTTCTGGACTTTTGACTATGGACTGTGGACTATTGACTCTTCACTTTTTACTTCTTAACATTTGCGTCATGCGATCGCGTAGTAAGGCTTCCTCTTTGTTGTCTTCTAGGCTTTGAGAAAGGATAATGGCTCTTTCGTAGAAATTACGGGCAGTTGGGTAGTTACCTAGCTGCTCGTATAATTTTGCGTAGGAGGCGAAGGAATTTAATTCTTCTCGCGGATTTTGTAATTCTTGGGCGATGGTTAAACGCTCTTGGAGTAAGTCAAAGGCGCGTTCATAACGTCCGCCTGCGCTGTGCGCTGTGACTAAGCCGTCAATGGCTCGTAATTGATTAGAGCGATCACCTATACTTTTAGCCATCCTCATAGCTGCGCCATAGCTGCTAATCGTATCCTGATAATTACCAGCCGCTAAGTAAGCATCACCTAAATTATTTAAAGTATTTATCTCACCTTGCGTATCACCAGTACGACGGCGGAAAATTAAAGCTGTTTCATAAAGTTTAATCGCTTTGTTGTAATCACCTAGCCTGGCTGCTACAAGACCTAAATTACTTAAGGATAATCCTTCACCTTCGATATTCTTCACATTGTCGGCGATAGTATATGCGTCTTCGATAGTCTCGCCGGCGATTTTGGGTTCACCATATTGCAATAGTAAAGTACCCAAATTATTTAGGGCAAAAATTTGTGATTGAAAATCTTTGGTGTCACGGGCGATCGCTAAATGTCGGCGTAATGCGTCTTCACCTTCTTTATAACGCCCCAATTGTATATAAGCTTTAGCTAACAAATTGTAAGTTTGACCTTTTGCTTTGACATCGCCAACCAAGTGAAAAATATCCAGCGCCTGCAAACCAGCGTCAATAGCCTTTTCGGGATATCCCGCAGCATATTGTTGTTCAGCCACCCGTAATAGTGAATCAGCATCATCCCTAGATGGTTGTCTAAAAAAACCATTTTTAGGACGATGGAGTTGTTGAGTAATATCAGCCGCGCCTGCTGTTACAGGATACAGCAGGGAAATGAGAATTAATAAGTAAAAACCAAACAACTTGTAGTTTTTAGCTTTAGTGCTAGAGAATAAATGCTGTTGTGTCATAAAACTTACCCATGAAATCGCGGATTTAAGTGTAAGCTGGCAAAAAAGTTTTATTATGTCAGCATGAAGACTAGCATTATACGGATATATACTTAAGCTAAGACTTAACTAAATCTTCACCCAAGTATATAGCGCGGATGTCTGCGGGTAATTTGTCCTCTAGCATACGATAGCCTTCCTGGAGAAAATTGGCTACCTCAGCAGGTGTCACTTTTTCCCCTTCCGCTTGTAAGTAAGCTGCAATGCGAGTCTCGCTCCAG
Above is a genomic segment from Nostoc sp. MS1 containing:
- a CDS encoding tetratricopeptide repeat protein, whose product is MTQQHLFSSTKAKNYKLFGFYLLILISLLYPVTAGAADITQQLHRPKNGFFRQPSRDDADSLLRVAEQQYAAGYPEKAIDAGLQALDIFHLVGDVKAKGQTYNLLAKAYIQLGRYKEGEDALRRHLAIARDTKDFQSQIFALNNLGTLLLQYGEPKIAGETIEDAYTIADNVKNIEGEGLSLSNLGLVAARLGDYNKAIKLYETALIFRRRTGDTQGEINTLNNLGDAYLAAGNYQDTISSYGAAMRMAKSIGDRSNQLRAIDGLVTAHSAGGRYERAFDLLQERLTIAQELQNPREELNSFASYAKLYEQLGNYPTARNFYERAIILSQSLEDNKEEALLRDRMTQMLRSKK